The following are from one region of the Marinomonas sp. CT5 genome:
- the thiB gene encoding thiamine ABC transporter substrate binding subunit gives MNSFSLTTLFSTSLVSLGLALSPFALAKDTLNVYTYDSFSSDWGPGPKIKANFEKECDCEVNFVALDSSGGILSRAQLEGKSSKADVLLGLDLNLMEAAKKSGLLGQHGVDTSAVTIAGGWSDKTFVPFDQGHFAFIYNSETLPNPPTSLQEVVDNQNLRVIYQDPRTSTPGLGLLLWMKSVYGDEAADAWERLASHTVTVTKGWSDAYSLFLKGEADVVLSYTTSPAYHVVAEGEDKYKAAPASEGLYPQIEVAAMMENAPHPVLAKRFMQFILQPGFQSTVATGNWMLPVIKLDEKLPAAFDSALKPAKNLVLPAKQVAQNRKAWIDEWLNATTQ, from the coding sequence TTGAACTCATTTTCGTTAACAACGTTATTTTCGACCTCTTTAGTTAGTTTAGGTTTGGCACTTTCCCCTTTTGCTTTGGCAAAAGATACGCTCAATGTTTACACCTATGACTCCTTCTCATCTGACTGGGGACCGGGGCCTAAGATAAAAGCAAATTTCGAAAAAGAGTGTGACTGCGAAGTAAACTTTGTCGCCTTGGACTCATCTGGCGGTATTTTGTCCCGCGCTCAGTTAGAAGGTAAATCGTCTAAAGCAGATGTTTTATTAGGGTTAGACTTGAATTTAATGGAAGCGGCTAAAAAGTCAGGCTTACTTGGTCAGCATGGGGTGGATACCTCAGCGGTGACAATTGCTGGTGGCTGGTCAGACAAAACCTTTGTGCCATTTGATCAAGGTCATTTTGCCTTCATTTATAACTCTGAAACGCTGCCTAACCCACCAACGAGTTTGCAAGAGGTTGTTGATAATCAAAACCTTCGAGTCATTTATCAGGATCCACGAACCAGTACACCTGGGCTTGGTTTGTTGTTATGGATGAAATCGGTATATGGAGATGAAGCCGCTGACGCTTGGGAGCGCCTTGCCTCGCATACTGTCACGGTTACTAAAGGTTGGTCTGATGCGTACAGTTTGTTCTTGAAAGGTGAGGCCGATGTTGTGCTGAGTTATACGACATCACCTGCGTATCATGTTGTTGCTGAAGGTGAGGATAAATATAAAGCGGCACCGGCTAGTGAAGGTTTGTATCCGCAAATTGAAGTAGCGGCGATGATGGAAAATGCTCCTCATCCTGTTCTAGCGAAACGTTTTATGCAGTTTATTTTACAGCCAGGTTTTCAATCAACGGTAGCAACTGGGAACTGGATGTTGCCTGTAATTAAACTAGATGAAAAGCTACCAGCCGCTTTTGATAGTGCATTAAAACCTGCAAAAAACTTGGTTCTACCTGCAAAGCAGGTTGCGCAAAATCGTAAAGCTTGGATTGATGAGTGGTTAAATGCCACGACTCAATAA
- a CDS encoding 3-deoxy-D-manno-octulosonic acid transferase: MWLYRVLLFLLTPVILLKVRKFKKNYEHYRAKEALGFWPVVEADLWVHCASVGEVLAVRPLVTQWRAKYPSKRLLITTMTPTGAEQVQKAFPFAEHRYLPMDWRCSVKKAFKNLVCKRLVIVETELWPNLLQQAKRHGLRIDVVNARLSDRSFQRYQKFSIVSRPLFALPDCFLAHAQADGSRFEALGAKKVLVTGSIKFDLNVPPEVLQANWRGQLGSRFVWVGGSTHQGEDDMLLRIHKSLQQKYPDALLILVPRHPERFDAVQQLASQHFERVTLRTQTPLDQWANFDVVIGDSMGELIHYYQASDLVFVGGSLIKRGGHNPIEPALLGKAILVGPYTFNFLDITDQLLQVNGAIRCQDEAQLGKVVIDLAGQASQRFRLGQTAMRFAEKNQGAVTRVLSEMDFR, translated from the coding sequence ATGTGGTTGTATCGTGTTTTATTATTTTTGCTGACGCCAGTTATTCTGCTGAAAGTACGCAAATTCAAAAAAAACTATGAACATTATCGAGCTAAAGAAGCGCTGGGTTTTTGGCCTGTTGTTGAAGCTGATTTATGGGTGCATTGTGCGTCGGTTGGTGAAGTATTGGCAGTACGACCATTGGTGACGCAATGGCGGGCAAAATATCCTTCTAAGCGTCTGCTTATTACTACGATGACACCGACAGGGGCTGAACAGGTGCAAAAGGCGTTTCCTTTTGCTGAGCACCGATATTTGCCCATGGATTGGCGTTGTAGTGTTAAGAAAGCATTTAAGAATTTGGTTTGTAAGCGCCTAGTGATTGTAGAAACGGAACTTTGGCCGAACTTGTTACAGCAGGCAAAGCGACATGGTTTGCGTATTGATGTGGTTAATGCTCGGCTAAGTGATCGTTCTTTTCAGCGCTACCAAAAGTTCTCGATTGTCTCTCGGCCGCTGTTCGCTTTACCTGATTGCTTCTTGGCTCATGCTCAGGCAGATGGTTCTCGTTTTGAAGCATTAGGTGCTAAAAAAGTGCTCGTTACGGGAAGTATTAAATTTGATCTCAATGTGCCGCCAGAAGTCCTCCAGGCTAACTGGCGTGGGCAGTTAGGTTCTAGATTCGTATGGGTTGGGGGTAGTACTCATCAAGGAGAAGATGACATGCTCTTACGTATCCATAAATCCTTGCAGCAAAAGTATCCAGATGCATTATTAATATTGGTTCCACGTCACCCTGAACGCTTCGACGCTGTCCAGCAATTAGCGAGTCAGCATTTTGAACGGGTTACACTTCGTACTCAAACTCCATTGGATCAATGGGCAAATTTTGATGTTGTGATTGGGGATTCAATGGGGGAGTTGATACACTACTATCAAGCCTCTGATTTGGTCTTTGTGGGTGGCAGCTTAATTAAACGCGGTGGTCATAACCCGATTGAACCCGCTTTGCTTGGTAAGGCTATTTTAGTAGGGCCTTATACCTTTAACTTTTTAGATATTACCGATCAGCTACTTCAAGTGAATGGCGCTATTCGTTGCCAAGATGAAGCGCAACTGGGAAAAGTCGTCATTGATCTTGCTGGACAAGCTTCCCAGCGTTTTCGCCTTGGTCAAACAGCAATGCGTTTTGCCGAAAAAAACCAAGGAGCAGTGACCAGGGTGCTTTCAGAAATGGACTTCCGCTGA
- the msbA gene encoding lipid A export permease/ATP-binding protein MsbA codes for MQDKEKIDSELPPSSKAPVSGLQTYLRLLVYVRSSWAYLLLSVLGYLIYASMEPALAALLKHIVDVVSLGKVSDSRIFIPMAILGVFIARGVGTFLGNYFMAKVANNVVYDLRTSMFDKLVLLPSSYYHSIPTGRLLAKLTYDTEQVIGSITQAIRVLLREGLTVIGLLGYMIYMNWRLSLLFLLVVPLIGLIVSYASKRFRKLSTRIQDAMGGVTDVASEAIKGHEVVKIFGGSDYEIKRFRNAAHENRRSQLKMEMTKSLNIPIVQFILAIMMAILIWFALSPSISSHMTPGDFIAFLTAAGMLGKPIRQLTEVNSILQKGIAASYSIFDFLDLKEEVDKGQTSAVRLSGNIEWKEMSFKYPRADKKALNNINLSLPAGKTLALVGRSGSGKSTIANLIPRFYDIDEGTLNIDGVLINDYKLSDLRSNIALVNQQVVLFNGTIRENIAYGYLRDASDEEVIAAAKAANAWGFIQELDRGLDTMVGENGVLLSGGQRQRIAIARAILKNAPILILDEATSALDTESERAIQSALDNLMENRTTIAIAHRLSTIENADIIAVVDHGEIIEQGSHSELLALNGAYSQLHNQQFTETTV; via the coding sequence ATGCAAGATAAAGAAAAGATAGATAGCGAATTGCCACCTAGTTCAAAGGCGCCTGTTTCAGGTTTGCAAACCTATTTGCGTTTGTTGGTCTATGTTCGTTCATCTTGGGCGTACTTACTGTTGAGCGTGTTGGGTTATTTGATTTACGCGTCAATGGAGCCCGCTTTAGCTGCCTTATTAAAGCATATCGTTGATGTCGTCTCTTTGGGGAAGGTTTCAGATAGTCGAATATTTATTCCTATGGCTATTCTGGGGGTTTTTATTGCTAGAGGGGTAGGGACTTTTTTAGGTAACTATTTTATGGCTAAAGTAGCGAACAATGTGGTGTATGATTTACGTACCAGCATGTTTGATAAATTGGTTCTTTTGCCTTCTAGTTATTATCACTCCATTCCAACGGGTCGCTTACTTGCCAAGTTAACTTATGATACAGAACAGGTGATTGGTTCTATTACTCAAGCGATCCGTGTGCTTTTACGGGAAGGTCTAACCGTAATTGGTTTGCTGGGTTATATGATTTATATGAACTGGCGCTTGTCCTTATTATTTCTTTTGGTTGTCCCTCTAATTGGCTTGATTGTTTCTTATGCCTCTAAGCGTTTTCGTAAATTAAGTACCCGCATTCAGGATGCAATGGGGGGCGTCACCGATGTGGCTTCAGAGGCAATTAAAGGCCATGAAGTTGTAAAAATATTTGGTGGCAGTGATTATGAAATCAAGAGATTTCGAAATGCGGCCCATGAAAACCGTCGTTCACAATTAAAGATGGAGATGACCAAGTCTCTAAATATTCCAATAGTGCAATTTATTCTCGCTATTATGATGGCGATTTTGATTTGGTTTGCATTGAGTCCTTCCATTAGTTCGCACATGACTCCTGGTGATTTTATTGCATTTTTGACCGCTGCAGGCATGTTAGGAAAACCAATTAGACAGCTAACCGAAGTGAACAGTATCTTGCAAAAAGGCATTGCTGCTTCTTACAGTATTTTTGATTTCTTAGATTTGAAAGAAGAAGTGGATAAGGGGCAGACGTCAGCAGTTCGGTTGAGCGGAAATATTGAATGGAAAGAGATGTCATTCAAATATCCTAGAGCAGATAAAAAAGCACTAAACAATATTAACTTGTCTCTTCCAGCTGGCAAAACTTTGGCCTTAGTGGGGCGCTCTGGTAGTGGCAAATCGACAATAGCGAATCTGATTCCGCGCTTTTATGACATTGATGAAGGGACTCTCAATATTGATGGTGTTCTTATTAATGATTATAAACTGAGTGATTTACGTTCGAATATTGCTTTAGTAAACCAGCAAGTTGTACTGTTTAATGGCACTATTCGTGAAAATATTGCGTATGGCTATTTGCGCGATGCGAGTGACGAAGAGGTTATTGCAGCGGCAAAAGCGGCTAACGCTTGGGGGTTTATACAGGAACTGGATCGTGGCTTAGACACTATGGTGGGAGAGAATGGTGTCTTGCTATCTGGTGGTCAGCGTCAGCGTATCGCCATTGCACGAGCAATTTTGAAAAATGCACCTATCTTAATCTTGGATGAAGCGACTTCTGCTTTGGATACGGAGTCTGAGAGAGCGATTCAGTCTGCTCTCGATAACCTAATGGAAAATCGCACGACGATTGCTATTGCTCACAGACTATCGACCATTGAAAATGCCGATATTATTGCCGTGGTAGATCATGGAGAGATTATTGAGCAAGGTTCTCATAGTGAGTTGCTTGCCTTGAATGGGGCTTATTCACAGCTGCATAACCAACAATTTACGGAAACGACTGTTTAA